Proteins from a single region of Longimicrobiales bacterium:
- a CDS encoding SLBB domain-containing protein: protein MNWKSLLVSALLVSAAFGTQDLRAQDVVQQAIQARAAGRQVSTEEIIAGLRESGLSRAQVAQRLRQQGLDPALADQYFDVLEGGADEAVAPSADFLAALEQMGMVFEDAGAELLDMDLEADSLAALDIAEDEGGLTVFGTEVFSSGTTRFDPMRMGPVDASYRLGPDDQLRLVLTGDVELAYTLGVTREGSIVIPDVGQVSVNGRTLSDLEDVLYERLGRVYSGVRRGADATTFFDASLGRLRTNQVFLIGEVEAPGAYQISSVASAFNALHAAGGPTAIGSFRAVAVRRGGETVATVDLYDYLLSGEVSDDVRLEQGDVVFVPLAGPQVRMTGEVRREAIYELKQGEDIRDAIGFAGGLTAAGDGDRILIDRVIPPSERVGLTQRSVVDLRLTDLPEDSLVLMHDGDLVEVFAVREMRRDRVTVQGQVFRPGDYTLFSGMTAWDLVSRAGGLLPDAFRPVVHISRLNQADSTRTLVQMAFGDEEAGAPVENQELVDQDILMVFGSSELRVLETVSIVGLVKNPDSYDLARGMTAEDLILLAGGFAEGANGLKVEVVRPLPGLVRGDTISVTHTLSLAGSVPWPLAEAPVPEGPVASEFSLMDGDRVFVRQMEGYVRFEAATVAGEVARPGAYGFRTRSDRVADFLALAGGFTPEAYPPGARLVRDSVLVGLDLERALASPFGEENLILLPGDQLEIPQYDGTVLVTGEVRVESRVPFGPGLSLGDYLERAGGLGDDGDRGKAYVEYANGWRDVSSKFLFFRSDPAVQPGSTIVIPRKGDEESFRVDEFLTRTLSIMGTLATVAIAAKQLGGA, encoded by the coding sequence ATGAATTGGAAGTCACTCCTCGTATCAGCGCTACTCGTTTCCGCAGCTTTCGGGACGCAGGATCTCCGTGCTCAGGATGTCGTCCAGCAGGCCATCCAAGCCCGAGCTGCTGGCCGGCAAGTCAGCACGGAAGAGATCATCGCGGGGCTTCGGGAGTCGGGCCTATCGCGCGCCCAAGTGGCTCAGCGCCTACGGCAGCAGGGCCTCGACCCTGCATTGGCGGACCAGTACTTCGACGTCTTAGAGGGTGGAGCGGACGAGGCTGTGGCGCCCAGCGCCGACTTCCTAGCGGCGCTCGAACAGATGGGGATGGTGTTCGAGGATGCTGGTGCGGAGCTTCTCGACATGGACCTCGAGGCCGATTCTCTTGCGGCGTTGGACATCGCCGAAGACGAAGGCGGCCTCACGGTATTCGGTACGGAGGTCTTCAGCTCAGGGACGACCCGCTTCGACCCGATGCGTATGGGGCCGGTGGACGCGAGCTACCGACTCGGGCCGGACGACCAGCTCCGACTCGTTCTGACGGGGGACGTCGAGCTGGCCTACACGCTCGGGGTGACTCGCGAGGGGTCCATCGTGATCCCGGATGTGGGCCAGGTGTCCGTTAATGGGCGGACGTTGTCCGACCTGGAGGACGTCTTGTATGAACGACTGGGGCGCGTCTACAGCGGCGTCCGCCGCGGCGCCGACGCAACCACGTTCTTTGACGCTTCTTTGGGCCGGCTGCGCACGAACCAGGTCTTCCTCATAGGAGAGGTGGAGGCTCCGGGAGCGTATCAGATCAGCTCTGTGGCGAGCGCCTTCAACGCGCTCCACGCGGCGGGTGGGCCCACTGCCATCGGGTCGTTCCGCGCAGTAGCCGTCCGCCGCGGCGGGGAGACGGTGGCCACCGTAGATCTGTACGACTATCTGCTCAGCGGGGAAGTGTCGGACGACGTTCGTTTGGAGCAGGGCGACGTTGTCTTCGTCCCCCTCGCGGGCCCGCAGGTGCGCATGACAGGGGAGGTGCGCCGCGAGGCGATCTACGAGCTGAAACAAGGAGAGGACATTCGCGACGCGATCGGTTTTGCGGGCGGCCTCACTGCCGCAGGCGATGGAGATCGGATCTTGATCGATCGAGTGATCCCGCCGTCGGAGCGAGTCGGATTGACGCAGCGTAGCGTCGTGGATCTCCGGCTGACCGACCTCCCGGAAGACTCATTGGTCTTGATGCACGATGGCGACTTGGTGGAAGTATTCGCTGTTCGAGAGATGCGTCGCGACCGGGTAACCGTACAAGGACAAGTGTTCAGGCCTGGGGACTACACCTTGTTCTCAGGCATGACCGCATGGGACCTCGTCAGCCGCGCCGGTGGGTTGCTGCCGGACGCGTTTCGGCCTGTCGTCCACATCTCGAGACTGAACCAGGCGGATTCCACGCGGACTCTCGTGCAGATGGCGTTCGGTGACGAGGAGGCCGGTGCCCCGGTAGAGAACCAGGAGCTCGTGGATCAGGACATCCTCATGGTCTTCGGCTCGTCGGAGCTGCGGGTCCTCGAGACCGTGTCGATTGTCGGATTGGTCAAGAATCCAGACAGCTACGATCTGGCGCGTGGCATGACGGCCGAAGACCTCATCCTGTTGGCGGGTGGTTTTGCGGAAGGGGCCAATGGGCTCAAGGTCGAAGTCGTGAGGCCGCTCCCCGGTCTCGTTCGGGGTGATACGATCAGCGTGACCCACACTCTAAGCCTGGCCGGAAGTGTGCCGTGGCCCCTGGCTGAAGCGCCCGTTCCGGAGGGCCCCGTAGCCTCTGAATTCTCTCTCATGGACGGAGACCGAGTCTTTGTGAGGCAGATGGAGGGGTACGTAAGATTCGAGGCGGCCACCGTAGCCGGGGAGGTCGCGCGCCCTGGAGCCTACGGGTTCCGGACGCGGAGTGATCGCGTGGCGGACTTCTTGGCGCTTGCGGGTGGGTTTACGCCCGAGGCGTACCCTCCCGGTGCCCGTCTCGTGCGGGACAGTGTATTGGTGGGGTTGGACCTGGAGCGGGCTCTTGCGTCTCCTTTTGGAGAAGAGAACCTGATTCTTCTGCCTGGTGATCAGCTCGAGATCCCGCAGTATGATGGGACTGTGCTGGTTACGGGAGAAGTACGCGTCGAATCGCGGGTGCCCTTCGGGCCGGGCCTGAGCCTTGGGGACTATCTGGAGCGGGCCGGTGGTCTGGGGGATGACGGCGACCGGGGGAAGGCTTACGTCGAGTATGCAAACGGATGGCGAGATGTTAGCAGCAAGTTCCTCTTCTTCCGGAGTGATCCCGCCGTGCAGCCGGGCAGCACGATCGTTATTCCGCGGAAGGGCGATGAAGAGAGCTTCAGGGTGGATGAGTTCCTGACTCGGACATTGTCGATCATGGGAACGTTGGCGACGGTGGCGATCGCGGCGAAGCAGCTTGGGGGGGCCTAG
- the secA gene encoding preprotein translocase subunit SecA yields MLKAAVKTFLGNHHKREAKRLEPIVAEINELVDEYASLSDDQLKAKTDEFKQRIADATAALQAEIEGLKDEKRRSEDGLERERLSLQVGGLEADLLEVIEDTLEDILPEAFAVVKDACRRLMGREILVTGQKLVWDMVPYDVQLMGGIALHDGKACEMATGEGKTLVATMPLYLNALTGRGAHLVTVNTYLAQRDAEWMGTVYNFLGLTYDVIDRYDPGSPERQAAYNADITYGTNNEYGFDYLRDNMVHTLEQRVQREYAFAIIDEVDSILIDEARTPLIISGPVGRDTSTPFKQFNSIVAALYKKQLRIANEMVAEAEKHLEAGEEFEAGEKLLAVKRGAPKHKRFMKMQADDPSLQTLIQKVEGDYMREKRLHDIDEMLYFAMDEKGHNVHLSDRGLDEMSPTDPEAFTVPDLSVEMGEIEESETLSVDEKREKMQGLEAEFAAKSQKIHVIHQLLKAYTLFHKDEKYIIGESGEVVIVDEFTGRQMAGRRWSDGLHQAVEAKEGVEIKGETQTLATITIQNYFRMYDKLAGMTGTAETEETEFHQIYGLDVFVIPTNRPIVRDDRDDLIFRTKREKYNALMDEIARLNTLELPVLVGTTNVEISETFSRMLKRRGIAHQVLNAKHHKSESDIVRDAGRPGAVTIATNMAGRGTDIKLGEGVMDERTLGWLKERGIELDDVWPIDPVRADKLKVDADDDVLEYGGLQILGSERHDSRRIDRQLRGRAGRQGDPGSSQFYLSLEDDLMRLFGSERIANVMDRWGAEEGEVITHGLVTKSIGRAQGKVETNNFEARKRLLDYDDVMNQQREVIYDLRLFALEGGEDLKGEIWEMIEHAAQDAIDEYMPEHSTDESWDLAGLRRRLLLDFFLMVTQLPEQNDPEHEFDRHVIEEWVMGGLKEAFHRKLESLGEHQGQVTSFILLSVIDDKWKDHLYDLDHLKASIGFRGWGQKDPLVEYKKEAYDMFVDLMAELRKTVGSYFYRAQFGPPQPRRQAAPQRLAYSGPSDSPGGDLAGRAGQAARRGAAGGSGPAAGRDELGMSARAGGAAGAGVASGPDPRRLATNRGERVEKKPVHVEQEPGRNDSCPCGSGKKYKKCHGR; encoded by the coding sequence ATGCTCAAAGCAGCCGTAAAGACCTTTCTTGGCAATCACCACAAACGTGAAGCCAAGAGGCTCGAACCCATTGTCGCCGAGATCAATGAACTCGTAGACGAATATGCCTCGCTGTCCGATGACCAGCTCAAGGCGAAGACCGACGAGTTCAAGCAGCGCATTGCGGACGCCACAGCAGCGCTCCAGGCGGAGATCGAGGGCCTCAAGGACGAGAAACGCCGCTCTGAAGATGGCCTGGAGCGTGAGAGGCTTTCCCTTCAGGTCGGAGGACTCGAGGCCGACCTACTGGAGGTGATCGAAGACACGCTCGAAGACATCCTTCCGGAGGCCTTCGCGGTCGTGAAGGACGCGTGCCGTCGGCTCATGGGCAGGGAGATTTTGGTCACGGGCCAGAAGCTCGTTTGGGACATGGTCCCCTATGATGTGCAGCTCATGGGTGGGATCGCCTTGCACGACGGGAAAGCCTGCGAGATGGCGACGGGTGAGGGCAAGACACTGGTCGCGACCATGCCGCTCTATCTGAACGCACTCACGGGTCGTGGTGCGCACTTGGTCACGGTAAACACCTATTTGGCTCAGCGCGACGCCGAGTGGATGGGCACGGTCTACAACTTCCTCGGGCTTACCTATGACGTGATCGACAGGTACGACCCGGGCTCACCTGAGCGGCAAGCTGCGTACAACGCGGATATCACATACGGCACCAACAACGAGTACGGCTTCGACTATCTGCGCGACAACATGGTGCACACGCTCGAGCAGCGGGTGCAGCGTGAATATGCTTTCGCGATTATCGATGAAGTCGACTCGATCTTGATCGATGAGGCGCGTACGCCGCTCATCATCTCGGGTCCGGTTGGGCGTGACACGTCCACGCCGTTCAAGCAGTTCAACTCCATCGTTGCGGCTCTCTACAAGAAGCAGCTCCGCATTGCCAACGAGATGGTGGCCGAAGCGGAGAAGCACCTGGAGGCCGGCGAGGAGTTCGAGGCCGGTGAGAAGTTGCTTGCAGTGAAGCGTGGGGCGCCGAAGCACAAGCGGTTCATGAAGATGCAGGCTGACGACCCGTCGCTTCAGACGCTGATTCAAAAGGTCGAAGGCGACTACATGCGGGAGAAGCGCCTTCACGACATCGACGAGATGCTCTACTTCGCGATGGACGAGAAGGGGCACAACGTGCACCTGTCGGATCGCGGGCTCGACGAGATGTCACCGACGGATCCAGAGGCTTTCACCGTACCGGATCTCTCTGTCGAGATGGGTGAGATCGAAGAGAGCGAGACGCTCTCGGTCGATGAGAAGCGAGAGAAGATGCAGGGACTCGAGGCCGAATTTGCAGCCAAGAGCCAGAAGATCCACGTCATCCATCAGCTGCTGAAGGCATACACGCTCTTTCACAAGGACGAGAAGTACATCATTGGCGAGTCGGGGGAAGTCGTCATTGTAGATGAATTCACCGGTCGACAGATGGCCGGTCGGCGCTGGAGCGATGGGCTGCACCAGGCGGTGGAGGCGAAGGAGGGCGTCGAGATCAAGGGTGAGACTCAGACCCTCGCCACGATCACCATCCAGAACTACTTCCGCATGTACGACAAGCTCGCGGGCATGACGGGTACGGCGGAGACCGAGGAGACCGAGTTCCATCAGATCTATGGTCTCGATGTCTTCGTGATCCCCACCAATCGGCCCATCGTGCGGGACGACCGCGACGACCTGATCTTCCGCACAAAGCGTGAGAAGTACAACGCGCTCATGGACGAAATCGCGCGGCTCAACACGCTTGAGTTGCCGGTCTTGGTGGGTACCACCAACGTCGAAATTTCCGAAACGTTTTCGCGCATGCTCAAGCGCCGTGGGATCGCACACCAGGTGCTCAACGCCAAGCACCACAAGTCTGAGTCCGACATCGTACGGGACGCGGGTCGGCCGGGTGCCGTCACGATTGCTACGAACATGGCCGGGCGCGGCACCGACATTAAGCTCGGCGAGGGCGTGATGGATGAACGAACCCTCGGCTGGTTGAAAGAGCGGGGGATCGAACTCGACGACGTGTGGCCCATCGACCCGGTGCGGGCCGATAAACTCAAGGTCGACGCGGACGATGACGTCCTCGAGTACGGTGGCTTGCAGATCCTAGGGTCCGAGCGTCATGACTCGCGGCGCATCGATCGGCAGCTACGCGGCCGTGCGGGGCGTCAGGGGGACCCGGGCTCGTCTCAGTTCTATCTGTCGCTGGAAGACGACCTCATGCGTCTGTTCGGGTCCGAGCGGATCGCCAACGTCATGGATCGTTGGGGCGCCGAAGAAGGAGAGGTGATCACGCACGGGCTCGTCACGAAGTCGATTGGACGTGCCCAGGGAAAGGTCGAGACCAACAACTTCGAGGCCCGTAAGCGCCTCCTCGACTACGACGACGTCATGAACCAGCAGCGCGAGGTCATTTATGATCTGCGCTTGTTCGCGCTTGAGGGCGGTGAAGATCTCAAGGGTGAGATCTGGGAGATGATCGAACATGCTGCCCAAGACGCCATCGACGAGTACATGCCCGAGCACTCCACGGACGAGTCTTGGGACCTGGCCGGTCTACGTCGTCGTCTTTTGCTCGATTTCTTCCTCATGGTCACGCAGTTGCCGGAGCAGAACGACCCTGAGCACGAATTTGATCGGCATGTGATCGAGGAGTGGGTGATGGGTGGCCTCAAGGAGGCGTTCCATCGGAAGCTCGAGAGCCTTGGCGAACATCAGGGCCAGGTGACGAGCTTCATCCTGCTCTCGGTGATCGACGACAAGTGGAAGGATCACTTGTACGACCTCGATCACCTGAAGGCGTCGATCGGGTTCCGTGGGTGGGGGCAGAAGGATCCGCTGGTCGAGTACAAGAAGGAGGCCTACGACATGTTCGTGGACCTCATGGCGGAACTGCGGAAGACGGTTGGGAGCTACTTCTACCGCGCGCAGTTCGGGCCGCCGCAGCCGCGGAGGCAGGCGGCTCCGCAGCGGCTGGCTTATTCTGGGCCTTCGGACTCGCCGGGTGGAGATTTGGCAGGGCGGGCAGGGCAGGCGGCTCGGCGGGGTGCGGCAGGCGGATCAGGTCCGGCTGCGGGTCGGGACGAGTTGGGGATGTCGGCTCGGGCGGGTGGGGCGGCCGGAGCCGGTGTGGCTTCAGGGCCGGACCCGCGGCGGTTGGCTACCAATCGGGGCGAGCGCGTTGAGAAGAAGCCGGTGCACGTGGAGCAGGAGCCGGGGCGGAACGATTCTTGCCCCTGTGGATCGGGCAAGAAGTACAAGAAGTGTCATGGCAGGTGA